From the Gramella sp. Hel_I_59 genome, one window contains:
- the rlmH gene encoding 23S rRNA (pseudouridine(1915)-N(3))-methyltransferase RlmH, which produces MTIKLVCVGKTDKRELEDLINIYSERLQHYIKYELELIPDLKKTKSLDENQQKTKEGDLILSGTQNSDFVVLLDENGKQYDSVAFSEYIQKRMNTGLKRLIFVIGGPYGFSDAVYARSDGKISLSKMTFSHQMVRLFATEQLYRAFTILKNEPYHHR; this is translated from the coding sequence ATGACCATAAAATTAGTGTGCGTCGGGAAAACCGATAAAAGGGAGCTAGAAGATCTAATAAACATCTATTCTGAAAGACTTCAGCATTATATCAAATATGAACTTGAATTGATCCCGGACCTTAAGAAAACCAAGAGTCTCGACGAGAACCAGCAGAAAACCAAAGAAGGTGATCTTATACTAAGCGGAACTCAGAATTCAGATTTCGTGGTTCTGCTGGACGAGAATGGTAAGCAGTATGATTCCGTAGCATTTTCAGAATATATTCAGAAAAGAATGAACACCGGATTGAAGCGATTGATCTTTGTAATAGGCGGCCCATACGGTTTTTCAGACGCCGTTTATGCAAGATCTGATGGAAAAATATCTCTTTCCAAGATGACCTTTTCTCATCAAATGGTGCGACTTTTTGCAACTGAGCAATTATACCGCGCTTTTACTATACTTAAGAACGAACCTTACCATCATAGATAA
- the nadC gene encoding carboxylating nicotinate-nucleotide diphosphorylase produces MISPEQFEKEIDLIIGNAIREDVGDGDHSSLACIPKAAKGKAKLLVKDQGLIAGVRFAEKVFHHVDPELSIDLKIQDGQKISKGDIAFYVEGSSQSILKAERLVLNAMQRMSAIATKTATFVEKLEGTGTKILDTRKTTPGIRALEKWAVKIGGGENHRFALYDMIMLKDNHIDFAGGITKAIDKTKEYLTRNDLDLKIIVEARDMNEIREILKSDGIYRILIDNFNYEDTSKAVHLINAKCLTESSGGITLETARSYAECGVDYISSGALTHSVYNLDLSLKAV; encoded by the coding sequence ATGATCTCACCGGAACAATTCGAAAAAGAAATAGATTTAATTATAGGAAATGCCATTCGTGAGGATGTTGGAGATGGAGACCATAGTTCTCTGGCTTGTATTCCGAAGGCTGCAAAAGGCAAAGCAAAATTGCTTGTAAAGGATCAGGGTCTTATCGCAGGAGTCAGATTTGCCGAAAAGGTATTTCATCACGTAGATCCAGAATTATCTATCGATCTTAAAATTCAAGACGGACAGAAGATATCGAAGGGAGACATTGCGTTTTACGTAGAAGGTTCTTCGCAATCTATCCTCAAAGCAGAGAGACTCGTTTTGAATGCTATGCAGCGAATGAGTGCTATTGCAACTAAAACCGCAACTTTTGTCGAAAAGTTAGAAGGCACGGGAACTAAGATTTTGGATACCCGTAAAACTACACCGGGAATTCGCGCTCTGGAAAAATGGGCAGTTAAGATTGGTGGTGGCGAGAATCATAGATTTGCGCTCTACGATATGATCATGTTAAAGGATAATCATATAGATTTCGCCGGAGGTATTACCAAGGCGATAGATAAAACGAAAGAGTATCTTACAAGAAACGATCTCGACCTCAAGATTATTGTCGAGGCAAGAGACATGAATGAGATCAGGGAAATATTAAAGTCAGATGGGATCTATCGTATTCTTATAGATAATTTCAATTATGAGGACACGAGTAAAGCTGTGCATTTAATTAATGCAAAATGTTTGACGGAGAGTAGTGGAGGGATCACTCTGGAAACTGCCCGTTCTTATGCAGAATGTGGAGTGGATTATATAAGTAGTGGTGCGTTGACGCATTCTGTGTACAATTTAGATCTGAGTTTAAAAGCCGTTTAA
- a CDS encoding non-canonical purine NTP diphosphatase: MKLVFATHNKNKFKEIQALVPDHIELLSLEEIGCEEDIEETGDTIDANAIIKAEYVRSRYGYDCFADDTGLEVESLAGAPGVYSARYAGEIKDDSANRRKLLNQLEERNDRTARFKTVIALNLKENENLFTGICEGSITREERGVNGFGYDPIFQPKGFDKTFAEMNLEEKSGISHRAKAFKELIDYLSI; this comes from the coding sequence ATCAAATTAGTTTTTGCAACACATAATAAGAACAAATTCAAAGAAATTCAGGCTTTAGTGCCAGATCATATTGAATTGCTAAGCCTGGAGGAGATTGGCTGTGAGGAAGATATCGAAGAAACCGGCGACACAATCGACGCAAATGCCATTATAAAGGCAGAATATGTGCGGAGTCGGTATGGTTATGATTGCTTTGCGGATGATACTGGACTGGAAGTCGAATCGTTGGCTGGAGCTCCAGGCGTTTACTCAGCCAGATATGCTGGCGAAATTAAAGATGATAGCGCAAATCGCAGAAAGCTCTTGAATCAGCTTGAGGAGCGTAATGATCGTACGGCACGGTTTAAGACTGTCATTGCATTGAATTTAAAAGAAAACGAAAATCTGTTTACAGGGATTTGCGAGGGTTCGATCACCAGGGAAGAACGTGGAGTAAACGGTTTTGGATATGATCCAATTTTTCAACCCAAGGGATTTGATAAAACCTTTGCCGAGATGAATCTGGAAGAAAAATCGGGTATTAGTCATCGTG
- a CDS encoding YihY/virulence factor BrkB family protein, translated as MAPKKAFNSKLKDLSAWWKRWSKGVVLPGLDGLTLYNLWVIYWGGIVKGTFSTRASSIAFSFFMAIFPFLLFVLNLIPYITFIDDFQIEFLVFMDSLLPPETSDFFGTIFEDIASTPRGGLLSVAFILSVFLMTNGVNAIFTGFEFSYHTKKNRSIPRQYAVALGVALILALLLLISVIGAVYTTYAIADLTDLGLVSEEGTGAHLIKYIGFVILIYTSVAILYYFGTKEARKARFFSVGATFTTILIIIATFLFSLYITNFSNYNELYGSIGALLILMFYIWLNSNLLLLGFELNASLIKLKRNFK; from the coding sequence ATGGCACCAAAAAAAGCGTTCAATTCCAAATTAAAGGATCTTTCGGCCTGGTGGAAACGCTGGTCGAAAGGGGTTGTTTTACCCGGCCTTGATGGATTAACGCTTTATAATTTATGGGTCATTTATTGGGGAGGGATCGTAAAAGGAACTTTTTCTACCCGGGCAAGTAGCATTGCTTTTAGCTTTTTTATGGCAATCTTTCCATTCCTGCTATTTGTGCTGAATTTGATCCCGTACATTACTTTCATTGATGATTTCCAGATAGAATTTCTGGTTTTTATGGATTCTCTATTGCCTCCTGAGACTTCAGATTTCTTCGGAACTATTTTCGAGGATATTGCAAGTACACCCAGGGGAGGATTGTTATCTGTGGCGTTTATACTTTCTGTATTTTTAATGACCAACGGTGTAAACGCCATTTTCACTGGCTTCGAATTTAGTTATCATACCAAGAAAAACAGGTCAATTCCCCGGCAGTATGCTGTTGCACTGGGTGTTGCACTTATATTGGCATTGTTGTTGCTTATATCAGTTATAGGTGCTGTATATACGACTTATGCTATAGCCGATCTAACAGATCTGGGATTGGTTAGCGAAGAAGGAACTGGAGCACATCTAATAAAATATATTGGATTTGTTATTCTAATTTATACATCGGTGGCGATACTCTATTATTTTGGAACAAAGGAAGCAAGAAAGGCAAGATTCTTTTCTGTAGGCGCAACCTTTACTACCATTCTTATTATTATTGCTACCTTTTTATTCAGTTTATACATTACAAATTTTTCAAATTACAATGAATTATATGGTTCTATTGGAGCTTTATTGATCCTTATGTTTTATATATGGCTCAATTCCAACCTTTTATTACTCGGTTTCGAACTAAATGCTTCATTGATCAAATTGAAAAGGAATTTTAAATAA